A stretch of DNA from Parus major isolate Abel unplaced genomic scaffold, Parus_major1.1 Scaffold415, whole genome shotgun sequence:
NNNNNNNNNNNNNNNNNNNNNNNNNNNNNNNNNNNNNNNNNNNNNNNNNNNNNNNNNNNNNNNNNNNNNNNNNNNNNNNNNNNNNNNNNNNNNNNNNNNNNNNNNNNNNNNNNNNNNNNNNNNNNNNNNNNNNNNNNNNNNNNNNNNNNNNNNNNNNNNNNNNNNNNNNNNNNNNNNNNNNNNNNNNNNNNNNNNNNNNNNNNNNNNNNNNNNNNNNNNNNNNNNNNNNNNNNNNNNNNNNNNNNNNNNNNNNNNNNNNNNNNNNNNNNNNNNNNNNNNNNNNNNNNNNNNNNNNNNNNNNNNNNNNNNNNNNNNNNNNNNNNNNNNNNNNNNNNNNNNNNNNNNNNNNNNNNNNNNNNNNNNNNNNNNNNNNNNNNNNNNNNNNNNNNNNNNNNNNNNNNNNNNNNNNNNNNNNNNNNNNNNNNNNNNNNNNNNNNNNNNNNNNNNNNNNNNNNNNNNNNNNNNNNNNNNNNNNNNNNNNNNNNNNNNNNNNNNNNNNNNNNNNNNNNNNNNNNNNNNNNNNNNNNNNNNNNNNNNNNNNNNNNNNNNNNNNNNNNNNNNNNNNNNNNNNNNNNNNNNNNNNNNNNNNNNNNNNNNNNNNNNNNNNNNNNNNNNNNNNNNNNNNNNNNNNNNNNNNNNNNNNNNNNNNNNNNNNNNNNNNNNNNNNNNNNNNNNNNNNNNNNNNNNNNNNNNNNNNNNNNNNNNNNNNNNNNNNNNNNNNNNNNNNNNNNNNNNNNNNNNNNNNNNNNNNNNNNNNNNNNNNNNNNNNNNNNNNNNNNNNNNNNNNNNNNNNNNNNNNNNNNNNNNNNNNNNNNNNNNNNNNNNNNNNNNNNNNNNNNNNNNNNNNNNNNNNNNNNNNNNNNNNNNNNNNNNNNNNNNNNNNNNNNNNNNNNNNNNNNNNNNNNNNNNNNNNNNNNNNNNNNNNNNNNNNNNNNNNNNNNNNNNNNNNNNNNNNNNNNNNNNNNNNNNNNNNNNNNNNNNNNNNNNNNNNNNNNNNNNNNNNNNNNNNNNNNNNNNNNNNNNNNNNNNNNNNNNNNNNNNNNNNNNNNNNNNNNNNNNNNNNNNNNNNNNNNNNNNNNNNNNNNNNNNNNNNNNNNNNNNNNNNNNNNNNNNNNNNNNNNNNNNNNNNNNNNNNNNNNNNNNNNNNNNNNNNNNNNNNNNNNNNNNNNNNNNNNNNNNNNNNNNNNNNNNNNNNNNNNNNNNNNNNNNNNNNNNNNNNNNNNNNNNNNNNNNNNNNNNNNNNNNNNNNNNgctgtgtccagctgtgtccagccgTGTCCGACCATGTCTGGCCATGTCTGACCatgtccagctgtgtccagctgtgtccgGCCGTGTCCAGAGCCgtgtccagctgtgtctgaCCATGTCTGACCATGTCTGACCATGTCTGGCCATGTCTGACCATGTCTGACCATGTCTGACCATGTCCGGCCGTGTCCGGCTGTGTCCGACCATGTCCAGCCATGTCCAGCCATGTCCGGCTGTGTCCAGCCATGTCTGACCATGTCTGGCCATGTCCGACCATGTCCAGCCATGTCCAGCCATGTCCGACCatgtccagctgtgtccagccatGTCCAGCCATGTCTGGCCATGTCCAGAGCCGTGTCCGGTCGTGTCCAACCATGTCCAGTCATGTCCGACCATGTCCGACCATGTCCAGCCATGTCCAGCCatgtccagctgtgtccagctgtgtccagctgtgtccaaCCATGTCCAGCCATGTCTGGCCATGTCCAGCCATGTCCGATCGTGTCCAGCCGTGTCCAGAGCcgtgtccagctgtgtccaaCTATGTCCGGTCATGTCCGACCATGTCCGACCatgtccagctgtgtccagccatGTCCAGCCATGTCTGGCCGTGTCCAGAGCCGTGTCCGGCCTTGTCCAACCATGTCCAGTCATGTCCAGCCGTGTCTGACTGTGTCCGGCCATGTCCGGTCATGTCCGACCATGTCCGACCATGTCTGACCGTGTCCGGCCATGTCCAGCCGTGTCCAACCATGTCTGACCGTGTCCGGCCATGTCCGACCATGTCTGACCATGTCTGACCGTGTCCGGCCATGTCCGGCCATGTCCGGCCGTGTCCGGAGTCATGTCCAGCTGTGTCCGTACCTGTCCAGCCGCAGGGCTGCCGGAGGGTCAGCGAGGCGTTGTTGGAGGACACGGCGTTGCTGACCTTGCAGGTGAAGGTTTCCCCCTCGGGGCTGAAGGAGATGTTCAGGACGGGGCCGTCCTCCACCAGGACCCTCTGGGGTGGGATCCACTCGTAGGTGACCTCCTGGAGGTCCACGGAGCACCTCAGGCTGACCTTGCACTGACCGGGGTCGCCGGTGGTGGTGGCCGTCACGTGGGGCTTGGGGACCAGGTCTGTGGGAGAGGTCAGGAGGTCACAAAGTCCTGATGGAGCTCTGGGACAACCCCCTGGAGATCTGGGACAATCCCCTGGAGATCTGGGACAACCCCCTGGAGATCTGGGACAGCTCCCAGGATGTCACAAAGTCCTGATGGAGCTCTGGGACAGCCCCCAGGAGATCTGGGACAGCTCCCAGGATGTCACAAAGTCCTCCAGGAGCTCCGGGACAANAAAAtccagagaaagacagaaaaatccagatgaaaataaatgtgtttttcaggaTGGAATTTAATGTTCAAACAAACATCGGGACAGCAGAGACCGACCCCAAACCCTCCCTCGCGGGGAAAACCAAAGGTGCCgccccccaaaaacccaagGAGGACCCCCCAAAATTCCGGGAAAATCTGGGAAAGGCTCGGAGCGGGGTCTGGGCGTGGATTTTGGGATGAGGATTTCCGAATTAACCAGGAATCGGACGATGCCGGCGACTCcgggggattttttgggaatcTTCTCCTCAGTGTCCTCAagccaggaggaggaagaggaggaggaggaggaggaggtttcCCAGGCTGGGCGTGGCGCAGGTGAGGGATGAGGATCCACCTGGAAGCAAAGGGAGATCCAGGAGTTGTGGgatgatcccaaatccctccccGGAGCGGAGAGGGAAAGGGATCCCGCCACCCCTGGGATCCACTCCAGGAATCGGGATCGGCTCCCAGGGAATTGGGATCATTCCAGGGAAtcgggatctgctcccagggaatcGGGATCGGCTCCCAGGGAATTGGGATCGGCTCTCAGGGAATCGGGATCGGCTCTCAGGGAATCGAGATCGGCTCCCAGGGAATCGGGATCAGCTCCCAGGGAATCGGGATCAGCTCCCAGGGAATCGGGATCAGCTCTCAGGGAAtcgggatctgctcccaggaaatCGGGATCTGCTCCCCGGGAATCGGGATCGGCTCCCTGGGAAtcgggatctgctcccagggaatcGGGATCTGCTCCCCAGGAATCAGGATCTCCTCACAGGGAATTGGGATCTGCTCCCCGGGAATCGGGATCGGCTCTCAGGGAATCGGGATCAGCTCTCAGGGAATTGGGATCATTCCGGGAGGCGCTGAGACCCCTCCCAGAtggattttgggggtttggggacCCTCTGATTCCCCCCATGGGttcatttttggggttttgggacTTCCAGAGCCTCTCTGGGATCAATTTTGGGGGTTCAGGGAGGCTCCAACCCCACAGGAGCCAAATTTTGGGGTGGAGCCCAAAATCAGGATAAAGGAACGGCCTCCAGACGTCCCAGGTTGGGAAATTTGGGAGAATTCCTCCCAAAAAAGGGCTCTGGGAGGTTTGGCCATCCCTGGAGgcttcccaggaattcctggaattccgGATGACCCCGTGGGCTTTCCCAACCCAAATAATCCCCGGGATTGATCCGAAAATCCCCAAATCCGCCCCCTCCAGAGCCACTCCGGGGACATTCCAAAGGCAGGGCTCGACTTTTGTCACTTTGTCACCTGATTTTGGGTTTgaattttatcactttttcccctcattttgNNNNNNNNNNNNNNNNNNNNNNNNNNNNNNNNNNNNNNNNNNNNNNNNNNNNNNNNNNNNNNNNNNNNNNNNNNNNNNNNNNNNNNNNNNNNNNNNNNNNNNNNNNNNNNNNNNNNNNNNNNNNNNNNNNNNNNNNNNNNNNNNNNNNNNNNNNNNNNNNNNNNNNNNNNNNNNNNNNNNNNNNNNNNNNNNNNNNNNNNNNNNNNNNNNNNNNNNNNNNNNNNNNNNNNNNNNNNNNNNNNNNNNNNNNNNNNNNNNNNNNNNNNNNNNNNNNNNNNNNNNNNNNNNNNNNNNNNNNNNNNNNNNNNNNNNNNNNNNNNNNNNNNNNNNNNNNNNNNNNNNNNNNNNNNNNNNNNNNNNNNNNNNNNNNNNNNNNNNNNNNNNNNNNNNNNNNNNNNNNNNNNNNNNNNNNNNNNNNNNNNNNNNNNNNNNNNNNNNNNNNNNNNNNNNNNNNNNNNNNNNNNNNNNNNNNNNNNNNNNNNNNNNNNNNNNNNNNNNNNNNNNNNNNNNNNNNNNNNNNNNNNNNNNNNNNNNNNNNNNNNNNNNNNNNNNNNNNNNNNNNNNNNNNNNNNNNNNNNNNNNNNNNNNNNNNNNNNNNNNNNNNNNNNNNNNNNNNNNNNNNNNNNNNNNNNNNNNNNNNNNNNNNNNNNNNNNNNNNNNNNNNNNNNNNNNNNNNNNNNNNNNNNNNNNNNNNNNNNNNNNNNNNNNNNNNNNNNNNNNNNNNNNNNNNNNNNNNNNNNNNNNNNNNNNNNNNNNNNNNNNNNNNNNNNNNNNNNNNNNNNNNNN
This window harbors:
- the LOC107199039 gene encoding uncharacterized protein LOC107199039, with the protein product HPGSCPRSPGGCPRSPGDCPRSPGGCPRAPSGLCDLLTSPTDLVPKPHVTATTTGDPGQCKVSLRCSVDLQEVTYEWIPPQRVLVEDGPVLNISFSPEGETFTCKVSNAVSSNNASLTLRQPCGWTGTDTAGHDSGHGRTWPDMAGHGQTWSDMVGHGRTRSDMVGHGWTWPDTVRHGRTWSDMTGHGRTQSDTAGHDWTWLDKAGHGSGHGQTWLDMAGHSWTWSDMVGHDRT